The genomic segment AGCTAACGCGATAAGTGTACCGCCTGGGGAAGTACGGTCGCAAGACTAAAACTCAAAGGAATTGACGGGGGCCCGCACAAGCGGTGGAGCATGTGGCTTAATTCGAGGCAACGCGAAGAACCTTACCCGGGTTTGACATTGAGCGACGTTCGGTGAAAGTCGAATTCCCTTCGGGGCGCAAAAACAGGTGCTGCATGGCTGTCGTCAGCTCGTGCTGTGAAGTGTTCGGTTAAGTCCGGCAACGAGCGCAACCCATATCCTTACTTGCTAACAGGTAATGCTGAGAACCTTAAGGAGACTGCCCGTGTTAAGCGGGAGGAAGGTGTGGACGACGTCAAGTCAGTATGGCCCTTACACCCGGGGCTGCACACGTGCTACAATGGCCGGTACAAAGGGCAGCGACATAGTGATATGGAGCGAATCCCCAAAACCGGTCTCAGTACGGATTGGAGTCTGCAACTCGACTCCATGAAGATGGAATCGCTAGTAAATGGGCATCAGCTACGGCTCATTGAATACGTTCCCGGGCCTTGTACACACCGCCCGTCACATCATGGGAGCTGAGTTCACCCGAAGTCGTTGCGCCAACCTGCTTGCAGGAGGCAGACGCCGAAGGTGGGCTTAGTGACTGGGATGAAGTCGTAACAAGGTAGCCGTTGGGGAACCAGCGGCTGGATCACCTCCTTTTTAAGGAATGAAAAAGACTAACCTCTTTAAGGCTTCGGCCGAAAAAGAGTACTTTTTTACAAGACTTATTACCCCGTTACTATCGTATAATTCAGCAATTAAGCATCTAGACGTCCTCGAGACGTCTTTTTTTTTGTCTACTCAGGACTTGAGCTGATTGTGGGATGCGTAACTTTGCGATTAGCGCAATTATATGACTCAGAATCAAGTGGCTGAGTTATGAAAGACTCTACAAGCATAAGTAAAAAACTAGTTTATATCATGAGATGAAGTATATTCATGGCTAAATTTAAGGATGTGTGAATGAAAGTCAAAGCAGTTATCAGTGTTGTGTCAGTACTGATTATGGTGATGGGCGCCGCCGTTTCTTTTGCGGGGATCGCATCTTGGATCATGCAGGATAGTTTAGCTGATACCCAAGGGATATTTCAGTGTTCGGCTTTCTCCATACTCGGAGGGCTTATTTTACACCTTAAGACTCGTGATCGTAATCATGAAGTGAATCCCCGAGAAGTGTACGCCATTGTAACTGTTGGCTGGTTATCAGTTTGTTTAATCGCCGCTATACCCTTTGTGACTCTAACCAACATGAGTTTTACTGATAGTTATTTTGAAGTCATGAGTGGGCTGACGACAACAGGAGCCACAGTTTTAACTGATATAGAGTCACTGCCCAAGGGGCTCTTGTTTTGGCGTTGTTTCTGTAACTGGTTAGGTGGTTTAGGGATCGTTATTTTATCCATGGCTATTTTGCCTTTTTTAGGTTCTGGGGCGTATCAGCTATTTAAAGCGGAAGCCACAGGGCCTCAATCAGAACAAGTGACTTCACGAGCAATTGATACAGCGAAAATTTTGTGGGCGATCTATGTGGGCTTAACCATTTTATGTATTGTGATTTATCGCTATTTGGATATGCCGATTTTCGAAGCGGTCTGTCACGGTTTAAGTACACTTTCTACAGGTGGTTACTCTCCTTTAAGTTCAAGTTTTGTAGGGATGCCCTCTCCAATTCTTTACGTCAGTACTTTTTTTATGATGATGGCCGCGACAAACTTTACGCTGCATATTAAAGCCTTAAAAGGTGATATTTTTTGTTACTTTCGCGATGAAGAATTTCGTTGGTATTTAGCAACATTCCTTTTTGCTTTGACCGTGATCGCTTTTTTCTTACATACTGACGCGGGTTATACTTGGGCGCAAAGCTTTGCTCATTCGACTTTCCAGGTCGCAAGTTTAGAAACTTCTTGTGGCTTTGCTTCGGATGATTTTAATCTGTGGTCAACGCCATCAAAGATCATTTTATTCTTAATAATGTTTATGGGAGGCTGTGGAGGTTCGACTACGGGTGGTTTAAAAGTCGCGCGAATTGTGCTTTTAGTTAAATACACATTTATAAAAATTAAACAGATGATTTTACCCCATAGTTTAATTAACTTACACTTCAACGGTAAGCGAGTGAACGATGAAATGATCCAAAAATCCTTGGCCTTCTTTTTTGCTTTTATCTTTCTCTATGCCTTAACGGCCTTTTCATTGAGCTTTGCACCAGGGATCGATATAACGACTGCTTTGAGTGGGGCAATCGCATGCTTGGGCAATATGGGTCCAGGTTTTGCGATGTTAGGGCCTGCAGAAACTTTTGCCTGGTTGCCTGATTGGAATAAATGGATTTTATGCGGAGCCATGTTCTTGGGCCGTTTAGAGATATTTACGGTGATTATTGTATTCGTTCCCAACTTTTGGAGAAGGTGAAGTGCAGGTACCGATTTTTATCGTCTACCTCTATTTAGCGATGAGTATCATTACTTTTAGTCTTTACGGCCTCGATAAATGGAAAGCGAAAAAATCGTCTCAGCGAATCCCTGAGAAAGTTTTGCATTTGAGTGAGTTTTTCGGCGGTTGGCCAGGTGCGATTCTCGGGCAATTGTTCTTTCGTCATAAAACATCCAAGTTTACTTACCAATTAGTTTTTTGGTTGATCGTAGCTCTCCATCTATTTCTTTTTTATTGGCAACTGACTCATTCAGCGACTTAGATTTTATCTTGTGAAGCGAGTGACGAGGAATGAATGCTTGTTGATTTTTGTAGGTCATAAACTGTGTTTGTCGACCGTGTGTTAATGACTTAGTCTTGATTTATTTCTCGCTTGATTTAGTCTGATGTACAGAAATTGCGCAGGGCGCAAATAATTAACGAAACACAGGAGAATAATAGATGTCTGTAAAAAGAGTCGGTATTTTAACAGCAGGTGGTTTAGCACCTTGTTTATCAACGGCGATCGGTCGTTTAATTGAACGTTACACTGAGATTGCACCCGAAATTGAAATCATCTGCTACACTAGTGGATATAAAGGTTTGCTCCTCGGTGAAAAACTTGAAGTTACACAAGATATTCGCGATAATGCAGCTGTGCTTTATGAGCATGGTGGTAGTCCAATTGGTAATAGCCGTGTAAAGCTTACTAACCTTGCTGACTGTGAAAAGCGCGGTCTTGTTCAGCCGGGTCAAAACCCCCTTGAAGTCGCAGCGCAACAACTCGTTACTGATAAAGTTGATGTTCTTCATACAATTGGTGGTGATGATACGAATACGACGGCGGCTGACCTTGCGGCTTATCTCGCGGATAATGATTATAAGCTTATTGTTGTTGGTCTTCCTAAGACGATTGACAATGATGTATTTCCCATTAAACAGTCTCTTGGTGCCTATACGGCTGCAGAAGAGGGTGCAGAATACTTTGCTAATGTTGTTTCTGAGCACAATGCTAACCCTCGCATGCTTATCGTTCACGAAGTTATGGGACGTAGCTGTGGTTGGTTAACGGGCTATACGGCGAAAGTTTACCGTGATAATCTAGCCAAGCGTAATTTTCTACCTGGACTTGGTCTTCGCAAAGAACGTCTCGATGTTCACGGTATTTATGTACCAGAGATGTCAGTTGATATAAAAGCTGAAGCAGCACGTTTAAGTAAAGTGATGGATGAACAGGATAATGTAAATATCTTTATTTCTGAAGGTGCTGGTCTAGAAGAAATTATTGCAGAAATGGAAGCTGCCGGCGAAGAAGTTCCTCGCGATGCTTTCGGTCACGCAAAACTTGATGCAGTTAACCCAGGTAAATGGTTCGGCAGTCAATTTGCAAAGCTTCTCAACGCTGAAAAAGTACTCATTCAGAAGTCGGGTTATTATTCACGTGCCGCTGCATCAAATAGTGAAGATTTAGCATTGATTAAAGAATGTGCTGATAAAGCAGTTGAAGCAGCTCTTGCAGGTATCGGTGGCGTTGTTGGTCATGACGAAGATCAAAATGACGAGCTTCGCGCAATTGAGTTCCCACGTATTGCTGGTGGTAAGCCATTCAATATCGATGAAGCTTGGTTTGACGAAGTACTTGCGGGTATTGGTCAGACTAAAGGTGCTAAAGTTGAGGTTGCTCACTAAGCTTTTACTGAAGCCATCAGTTTATACTCTGAGTGTAAACTGAAAGACAAAGGGATTAAATCAATTGATTTAATCCCTTTTTTTATAAGTGTTGTGCTTTAACGAACAGCTGTGCCTTCGTCTTCAATATCGTCAATTATTTCACTATCAAGTTCACTTAAAAGAGCACTGATATCTAAAACAGATTGCTTTATATTAAGCCAAGCTTCAGAATCAATGGCGACTGTAGCTATTTCTTTTGGATGATAGATATTTAATTTAGCCGAATCTTTAGTGGCTTCGAAAGGAACGTAGAGAATTGTGTCTTCATTTCGCTCAGCTGTTCGAGTAGGCACAAAATTCTCATCTGCTAGATAAAAAGTACTCGAATTAAGTATAAGCTCATCAAAGATGGCCACTGTTTTATCGCTACCCAATACAATGTTGTCAAAAACTTGCTCAAATGGTAGTTTAGCAATATATCGGCCATTGATGTGAAAGAGGACTTCTTTATTTTCGCAAGTCAAAGCCAAGTGGTATTGAGCTTTGCCAGAACGAAAAGCTTTCGGAGCTTTGTGAGTTTCTTCTCCAACTTTGATAGAGCATAGATTGTCTTGATCTAGTTTAAGTAATAAGACAATATCATCTTTAGATTTTAAGCTTAGAATGCGTGGGTTTCCTTCAGAGTTAGATTCTGGTGTATTAATCCACAACTCGAGACTCCAAGCTTCCTTAATCTCATTTTTTAAATCGAACTTCAAGGAGGATGCAGTTCTGTAAGCCCATTCTCTGGTTTCGGATATATCAAAAGTTTTAAATTTTTCTTCAGCTTTTGGTGCAACCTTCTTTTCTGGTGCAGCTTTTACAGGGGCTACTTCATCTTTTTTTGCTACTTCCGCTTCATCAGATCCGCCTAAGAGTGTTGTGACTAAGAAAGCAATTCCACCAAGAAGGAGAACTCCAATGGCAACCATAACAATTAGTGGCTTCTTTCCAGCTTTAGAGGGCTTGCCCTTTTTAAGTTTATTGAGACTCGTTGTGACGGTTTCATTGACATCTTCATGGGGAGTTTTATTTATGTCTTCTGCTGGAGAGTTGAGGGAGAGTTTTTTATCGTGACCTTCAGCTATATCTCCAGGGGAATGTAAACCTTCACCTGATTTAAGTGATAATCCACTAGGGGGAGGAGGTGGGGGAGGGGCTTGGCCACCAGGGGCTTGAAGTCCAGCGGGAGCTTTGAGTCCACCACCAGGGGCTTGAAGTCCACCCGGAGGTTTAAGTCCGCCAAAGGGGGGCTGTAGTCCTCCCGGAGCTTTGAGTCCACCAACAGAAGAGCTCGTTGGTGGTGGAGCTATGCCACTGCCTGGAGTCGTAATGCCAGGAGCTTTACTTGAAGAACCTGGTTTCGGTAATTCTAAACCTGAACCAGGTGGAGTAATCATTCCTTTGTTGCCTTTGAGAGCTAATTTAGGTTTAGTTTTAGGAGGGACAACTTTGGGGGCTTGCTCGGAAGGTGGAGCAGGGCTTTCTTCAGTTTTTGCCGTTTCGGTGCTAGGTAAACTACTTCCTGGCTTTTTCGCATTTTGATCAGAAGATATATCTACTGCATTACCTAAGATAGCACTTTTTGACATGGTCATTGTGTTGAGGTTCATGCCAGCTAGCTCATCATTAGAGGATGTTTTATTCTCACTTGGTTTTTTAAGTGTGTTTCCCTTGAGTTTAAACGCACTATTAGCTTCAGGGGGATTGGGAGCAGGACTTGCGTTGTTAAGAGCGGATAAACTACTGCCGGGTGTTTTTGATAAAGAACTTGAGTGATTAACTTCTTGTGCAGCGCCAGGTAAAGTAGAACGCTTAAAGCTCATTGTGGGGATACCCATATCTGCATCTTCTACAGAAGGGGGGGGGGCGGGTTTTTTTAGAGTGGAACCAGTTTTATTTAAAGTTGGTGCTGGTTTGGCAGGAGCGATATTTGAGTCAAGGAGAGACCCACCAGGTTTTTGTAGATTGATTGAAGCACCAGGCTTTTGTAATCCAGGAGAAGGGGAGACAACTCCACTTGCTTCCATGTCGAGCACTGGTTTTGAAGAGCCTGTTGCTGAATTGGCATCAACTGCAGAGCCAGGAAGAGCAGATCGTTTAAAAGTCATGGTATTGGTATCTTCATCAGAAGCACCAGGGATCGTGAGCTTATTTTTAAGGACGGCAGCTTTTTTTAAATACTGGTTGCGAAAATTACCCGCCTTTAACGCGAGCTCTGGCATAGAGAAATTACTGTAGTTCTGCTGATCAGTGCCAGGCATTTTTTCTAGAATAGTATCGGCTTCATCGGCCTTAAATCCGATTTTAACTAAATTCTCTTTTAAGGTACTCATGAATCCCTCTTTACTGTTATACGCCCTTTGTGTCTTCACTCCAAATAAGTTTGTGAAGTTGAATTTGCATACGAATATTTAGGCCAGATTGCAAAATCAAACCCGCCAGTTCCTCACGGTCCATAAGACCAAAAACTGTGGACATGATTACTGTACATTTTTTTTCAAGTTTGTATTCTCGAATTGTTTTCTCTGCC from the Lentisphaera araneosa HTCC2155 genome contains:
- a CDS encoding DUF1294 domain-containing protein; protein product: MQVPIFIVYLYLAMSIITFSLYGLDKWKAKKSSQRIPEKVLHLSEFFGGWPGAILGQLFFRHKTSKFTYQLVFWLIVALHLFLFYWQLTHSAT
- a CDS encoding TrkH family potassium uptake protein: MKVKAVISVVSVLIMVMGAAVSFAGIASWIMQDSLADTQGIFQCSAFSILGGLILHLKTRDRNHEVNPREVYAIVTVGWLSVCLIAAIPFVTLTNMSFTDSYFEVMSGLTTTGATVLTDIESLPKGLLFWRCFCNWLGGLGIVILSMAILPFLGSGAYQLFKAEATGPQSEQVTSRAIDTAKILWAIYVGLTILCIVIYRYLDMPIFEAVCHGLSTLSTGGYSPLSSSFVGMPSPILYVSTFFMMMAATNFTLHIKALKGDIFCYFRDEEFRWYLATFLFALTVIAFFLHTDAGYTWAQSFAHSTFQVASLETSCGFASDDFNLWSTPSKIILFLIMFMGGCGGSTTGGLKVARIVLLVKYTFIKIKQMILPHSLINLHFNGKRVNDEMIQKSLAFFFAFIFLYALTAFSLSFAPGIDITTALSGAIACLGNMGPGFAMLGPAETFAWLPDWNKWILCGAMFLGRLEIFTVIIVFVPNFWRR
- a CDS encoding pyrophosphate--fructose-6-phosphate 1-phosphotransferase; this encodes MSVKRVGILTAGGLAPCLSTAIGRLIERYTEIAPEIEIICYTSGYKGLLLGEKLEVTQDIRDNAAVLYEHGGSPIGNSRVKLTNLADCEKRGLVQPGQNPLEVAAQQLVTDKVDVLHTIGGDDTNTTAADLAAYLADNDYKLIVVGLPKTIDNDVFPIKQSLGAYTAAEEGAEYFANVVSEHNANPRMLIVHEVMGRSCGWLTGYTAKVYRDNLAKRNFLPGLGLRKERLDVHGIYVPEMSVDIKAEAARLSKVMDEQDNVNIFISEGAGLEEIIAEMEAAGEEVPRDAFGHAKLDAVNPGKWFGSQFAKLLNAEKVLIQKSGYYSRAAASNSEDLALIKECADKAVEAALAGIGGVVGHDEDQNDELRAIEFPRIAGGKPFNIDEAWFDEVLAGIGQTKGAKVEVAH